CAAACCGTCTCATCGATAAAACGAGCCGTGCTTCTCCTCGGTTGGGATCTTGTAAAAGCGTGGTTATGGTTGGTTGTTCTTACCGATTTGACTCCACCGGGAAAAACATCGGAACTTGCCTATATGGCTTTGGTTCGAGGACGCTTTCTTCGGGAAATGGCATTCACTATGGGGGCCAATGCCCATGAAGCAGAATCGTGGCATTTGTTAGGATTATTCTCAATGCTTGAGGCAATGCTCGATGTTCCCATGGAAACGCTTGTCGCAAGCCTTCCGGTAACCAATACGATCAAAGACGCGTTGACCGGATCATGCGGCGTCATGTGCGATTGGCTCACCATGGCAACGTGTTTCGAAAGCGGTGATTTCGACACTCTTGACCGCCTTGCACAGCAATACGGTTCACCGCCTCTCAATATGAGCGAGGCCTATTGCCGAGCCTTGGGCTTCATCAAAGACCTCACTCTTCCCACATAGCGCTATTTAGCCCTTCAATCCTCGAGCATAGTCCGAATCTCCTGCCGGATGATCTCAAGAAATTCTGGAAAAACTTTTTTGATAGGGTCGGTCATTTCCATATCCCAATCAATCTTCAAGGGTTCCATACCGACGACACGCATCTGCGGTTTATGTCCCATCAACTCGGCCATACGCAATGAATCAAGCATATCAATATCATGTACGGACAAGTTCTGACTCTCATCCTTAATAATATCGTCTTCACTCAAACGATAGATGGTGCCTGGACCATTACTCCCACGCACACAATCGAGAACGAGGAGCTTTTCGTAATTCTTGAAGATATAAAAGATATCCTGAGTGAACGTCCCTCCTTCAAGCAAATCGACGTCATCTGGCCAACGTTCTTCCATGAGCGCTTTCACGGCATGGACACCTACCCCTTCATCTGAAAGCAACAGGTTGCCGATTCCAAGTACAAGCAATTTCTTCATGTTTTCTCCCAAGAAAAACCACACGGTAAATGCTTTTTCTTGTTTTCTTCTCGTTTGTCATCGCCGTATCAAAGCAATCACAGCCAATTCATGACGTCTCTGCTCTGCGCTCTCTCCCCCTATCGCGTGAATACAATTTATGGAAGAGGGGGAGACGCTGGCTTTCCACAAGGAAACATCTCTCTTCCCCAAAAACAAAGGGCCGGAATTCCGGCCCTTTGTTGAGAACGCAACGCGTTGCGCTTACTTCTGGATAACGATTTCGGTGGTTTCGCCGGTCTCAGCGTGCAGCACGTGCACGGCACAACCAAGTCACGGGTCAAAGGCACGCACGAGGCGGCCTACGTTGACAGGGTTTTTCGGATCCGGAACAGGAACACCGATCAGCGCCTCTTCGACCGGGCCACGCTGGCCCATGTCGTCACGAGGACAGTTGTTCCAAATCGTC
Above is a window of Desulfovibrio inopinatus DSM 10711 DNA encoding:
- the hysD gene encoding NiFeSe hydrogenase maturation protease, which produces MKKLLVLGIGNLLLSDEGVGVHAVKALMEERWPDDVDLLEGGTFTQDIFYIFKNYEKLLVLDCVRGSNGPGTIYRLSEDDIIKDESQNLSVHDIDMLDSLRMAELMGHKPQMRVVGMEPLKIDWDMEMTDPIKKVFPEFLEIIRQEIRTMLED